The DNA segment GATGAGAATGGTGACAATTTATCTGGTGGGCAAAAACAAGTAATAGGAATTGCAAGGGCTTTATATAAACAGCCTAAAATACTTTTATTGGATGAACCTACAGCTTCTTTAGATAAAGAAAGTGAAATGATAATTATGAATATATTAAAAGAAATAAGGAAGGATTTAATTATTATAATGATAACACACAAGCCAGAAATCGCAAAACTTTCAGATATTATTTATGTAATTGAAAATAATTCATTTTCTTGTTGCGGAAATCATTGTGATTTAATAAAGGAATCTAACACGTACAGTAGGGCATATAGGATGATGATATCATAGCCTGTTTATATAGATATAAAGTTTTATTAATCCTAAGTAAAATATGTATAATTTCAATGACTTATTTAATTCGTACTATCGTTCTTTGTGTATATATGCAATTCATCTCATTAATGATGATGATTCTGTTGAAGATATTGTTATGGAGTGTTATATAAAATTGTGGAATAGATTAAATAATGGGGAACATATTGATGATGTTAAAAACTATCTTTTCATTGCGGTCAGAAATGCTTGCTATGATTTAAATAGAAAGAATTGTTCGTCTAATGACTTTATCCAGATAGAGCAAGTTAAGGATGTGATTCAGCTAAATTGTGACGATGACAGGTCATATAGAGAGGCCCGTCTTTGGAAGGCTATTGACTCATTACCCAAAAAATGTAGAGAGATTTTCTTAATGAGTAAGCGCGATGAACTTACTTATGTAGAAATAGCAAATGAATTAAATCTATCT comes from the Xylanibacter oryzae DSM 17970 genome and includes:
- a CDS encoding RNA polymerase sigma-70 factor: MYNFNDLFNSYYRSLCIYAIHLINDDDSVEDIVMECYIKLWNRLNNGEHIDDVKNYLFIAVRNACYDLNRKNCSSNDFIQIEQVKDVIQLNCDDDRSYREARLWKAIDSLPKKCREIFLMSKRDELTYVEIANELNLSVKTVEAQIGKAYKILRGKAMEIYFLSLSLFL